Proteins from a single region of Heterodontus francisci isolate sHetFra1 chromosome 29, sHetFra1.hap1, whole genome shotgun sequence:
- the LOC137345867 gene encoding probable G-protein coupled receptor 139 — MECLNKLEINRNEKRIIQNLYWIKQGNLVAIVILSRGRCGLSKCITHYLVAMAAADLFVIIFDVIFSEINDMYFSYSFLDYTPVCSLNIALVFAAIDCSVWLTVAFTFDRFIAICCQRLRERYCTERTAAIVTVAVFGLSFVENIPIYFENEHLEIIDNIAWFCNVKSSLSNLPIWVAYFFFDITLTPFAPFVLIVLLNAVTIRYIMRANRLRRGFRRNNNNENHSDPEMENRRKSIILLLAISSCFILLWMVTFVHSVCTQFAGIQFMLTDYNDPFAIMEHTGYMLQCLSSCTNTFIYAVAQAKFREELKHIIKYPLTLSSWLQKIET; from the exons atggagtgcttaaacaaactagaaatcaACAGAAATGagaaaaggataattcagaatctatattggatTAAG CAAG GTAATctagtggcgattgtgattctgtcccgTGGGAGATGCGGACTTTCTAAATGTATCACtcattacctggtggccatggcagcggcagatctattCGTGATAATATTCGATGTAATATTTTCTGAGATTAATGACATGTATTTCTCATATTCGTTCTTGGATTACACTCCCGTTTGCAGTCTCAATATCGCCTTGGTTTTTGCAGCCATTGATTGCTCTGTCTGGTTAACTgttgctttcacttttgatcgattcaTTGCCATTTGTTGCCAGAGATTGAGAGAAAGATATTGCACTGAAAGAACCGCAGCCATAGTTACAGTGGCTGTGTTTGGACTGAGTTTtgtagaaaatattccaatttactTTGAAAACGAACACTTGGAAATTATTGACAACATTGCGTGGTTCTGCAATGTAAAATCAAGCCTGTCTAATTTGCCTATATGGGTAGCATACTTCTTCTTTGACATTACATTAACACCCTTTGCACCATTTGTGCTGATTGTGTTACTCAATGCTGTAACCATCAGGTACATTATGCGGGCCAATAGATTGAGAAGAGGATTCCGGAGAAATAACAATAATGAGAatcacagtgatccagagatggagaaccgaaggaaatcgATCATATTACTGCTGGCCATTTCTAgctgttttatactgttatggatggtaACTTTTGTACATTCTGTATGTACACAATTTGCAGGCATTCAGTTTATGCTCACAGATTATAATGATCCATTTGCCATTATGGAGCACACTGGATATATGCTTCAGTGTTTGAGTtcatgcacaaacacatttatctaTGCAGTAGCTCAGGCTAAATTTAGAGAGGAATTGAAGCATATTATTAAATATCCATTGACTCTAAGTTCGTGGCTTCAAAAAATTGAAACTTAA